The Candidatus Methylacidiphilales bacterium genome segment AAACCCGGACCCATCCGGCCAGCCGCTGGGCTATCTCGACGGGACGCACTTCAAACAGCAGGATAAAGCTCACGAGATAGGTGATGCCCATGGCAATCCCCGATCCGACCGGCCCCATCGCGGCGGCAAAAACGAGGTCGTTGAAAAAATGCCCCATGTAGCCGCCCGCATAGGCCATGCGCCCGAAGTCGGCCAGCGGTCCGAGCAGGGGTTGCCCCAATTGCAGAAGGGCGCAGCCGCTGAGCAGCAACAGCAAAAACCACAGGGCTTTCCAGGGATAATCCACCCGCGCGCTGAACAGCATGCCGATTCCCCCCAGCACCATGACCAGCGGGATGAGGAAGGAGCCCAGTCCGAAGGCCCACGCCAAAGTCCCGGCCACATAAGCCCCCGCCACACCGATGAAATTCACAGGCGGATCGTTGGGCGGCTTGCAAAAAAGCTCCAGGTCGTTCTTGTCGAACGAAATCAGGGCCAGAAGAATCAACAAGCCCAGTCCGATGAGGACGATGGCGATGATCTCCTGGAGCAGCTTTGCTTCCTTGTTATTTTCCTGTTTGGAGGGCGGCATGGATAAGGAAACCATACTGGCAGATTCCGCATGGAACCCGCAACAAAATCTACGGGCGGAAATTTCATGGGCATCCGCCGTTTTCCGGCTAAAGGGTTGGGATGGCGCACTCGAAGATTTTATCCCAAAATTTTTACGGGCAACTGCCTTTCCTGCCGGATTTCAACGCCGTGGCTGATGAGGCCAATTTTCATTCCTTGCCGGACGACTGGGTTTTGCTGGCCACGGATATCATGGATTCGACGGGGCACATCGCGGCCGGTGAATACAAAAACATCAATCTGATCGGGACCTCCTGCATTACCGCGGTCCTGAATGCGTTGGGCCGCGCGGATGTGCCCTTTTTCTTCGGCGGAGACGGCGCGCAAATCGCCTGCCCGGCGGCGGAGTCGGAGCGGTGCCTTCAAGTTTTACGTGGTGTGGCCCGGCGGGCGGGCGAAGCCTTTAATTTCCGGCTGCGGGTGGCCGGGTTTTCCGCGGGGTCCCTGAGGGCGGAGGGTTATGATTTGAAGGTGGCGCGGCTCAGATTAGCTCCTGAACTAAGTCAGGCCCTGTTTTCCGGGAACGGTTTGCCGGAAGTGGACCGCCGGCTGAAACAGCAGGATGCGGCAGGCGCAAAGGATGAGCCGGTTGCCGAACCCGACCTGGCCGGCCTGGAATGCCGCTGGAAACAAATCCCGAGCACGAAGGGGGAAATCATCAGTTTGCTCGTGCAGGTTTTGCCCGGGGCTTCCGACCCGGGAATTGTTTATCGCAGTGTGCTGGACCGGATTGCCGAAATCCTGGGCCGCAAGGAGGAACGGCACCCTCTGCGCCAGGAAGTGATGGAATTGGATTGCAGCGCGGAGGGGCAGCGGGCGGAACGCGCCCTTACGGGTTCTGGACAACCGGCTTTAATACGAGCCTCACTTAAAATTTTGAGCCGGCTTGCGATGCGGATGGGCAATTGGGTCCTGCACCATCGCGTACGGATGCCGGGTGTGGACTGGGGCGGGTATTTTGACGAGGTTGTACAATTCAGCGATTCCGAAAAATTCAACGGCATGCTTTCGATGGTGGCCGCCTGTTCCAGGCCGAACCGGGAAATTCTGGAAAATTACCTGGAGGAAAAATGCCTGGCCGGGGAACTGGTTTATGGACTGCACGTTTCACAAGCCGCGCTGCTTACCTGCATGGTTTTTGACCGCAAACAACGCCATGTGCATTTTGTGGACGGCGCGGATGGCGGCTATGCGATGGCCGCGAAGCAGCTCAAGGGCAAACTTGAAATCCTTGCGCAAGCACGGAACCGATGACTAGGATAAGGCGAAAGACGACTTGAGCACAGAAGCATGAGAAACATCTGAAAGAGCCCCAGCAGGCTTCAATGCGCCCTGCCGGACTCCTGATCCAATCCAAACCGATATGCCCGCAATCGATCAACACCTTTTGGCAGCCTTGATGGACAACATCCCGGATATGATTTATTTCAAGGACACGAAAGGGCATTTTATTTCCGTCAGCCGCGCCATGATGCAATATTTTGGGGTTGCAAGCCAGGAAGAGATCATGGGAAAGACGGACTTCGATTTTTTTCTGCATGAGCACGCCCAACAGGCTTACGACGACGAGCAAAAAGTCATCAGCACTGGCCAGGCGATGGTGGCAAAAATCGAGTTTGAACTTTTGCCGGACGGACGGAAACGCTGGGTCTCCACCACAAAAATTCCCCTGCGCGACGAAATGGGAAACATCACCGGGACCTGCGGGATTTCACGCGATGTCACCGAACAGTACGACCAGGCCGAAAAATTGCGCGAATATGCCCAAGCCCTTGCAGACAAACAAAACCAGATGGAGGAGGAACTCGCCTTTGCCCGTGAAATCCAAATGGCATTGCTGCCCCAGGAATACCCGGTTTTCCCCAAAGGCGTTTCCGCCCAGGAAAGCGCGCTGGCGTTTTCACATCGCTACCTGCCGACCACGCAGGTGGGGGGTGATTTTTTTACGATCCTTCCCATCTCAGACACCCAGGCGGGGGTACTCATTTGCGATGTGATGGGACATGGCGTCCACGCCGCCCTCGTCACCGTCATGCAGCGGATTTTTGTCGAGGAACTTCAACCGTGGTCCAGCAACCCCGGCGTTTTTCTGGGGCAATTGAACCGCCGCCTGCGCGCCATATTCCAGCGGGTGGAAACTCCGCTTTTTGTCACCGCCTTTTATGCCGTGATCGACTCGGCGAACGGCGCGCTGCGATTCGCCAATGCCGGACATCCGCTGCCCTTGCGCATCAACCGGCTAAAAGGCGAAGTCAAACGGCTCGGCGCAGCTCAGAAGGAAACCACCTTCCCACTTGCGATGATGGAGGATGCGGTTTACATGACCCAGCGCGAAACATTCAGCGTCGGCGATTTGCTGTTCCTGTTCACGGACGGCTTGTGTGATATCGAGGACAAAAACGGGGAGCGTTTTGAAGATAAGGCCTTTGTTTCCATCGTAAGGAATTGCGCTCAACTGCGGGGAGAGGCTTTTTTGGACGCCGTGGCGGCGGAGGTCAAGGCAGCCTCCGGACCGGAAGGCTTTGAAGATGATGTCTGCATGCTCGGGATCGAATACCAGTATCAGACCCATCATGCGCTGGAATAAATGAAAGGCATTTTTTTACAAAGAGATCGCGGAGAGCATAAAGAGTTGGATCGCCACAGCCCTCATGAGGGCTGAAAGCCCGTTTTATATCAGCCCAGGCTGGTATGGCTCGCACCTTCGGCGCTTTTTTTGCTCAACCCCAGATTGGCTGCGAGGCAGGAGCAATTTCCTCACTCCGGCCAGGTGACGGAGATCATCTCGCCAAAATCCTCCAACGATTCCATTTCCAGTGAACCAGGCTCGGCAGTTACGAGCAAGCTGCAGCCTCTTCCATATTCCTTGCCAGCAATCCGGAATTTCCCGGCGGAAATGAACAGATAATAAAAACTCGAGCCGTCCGTTGCCAAATCCTCCGTCTGGCCCTTT includes the following:
- a CDS encoding DUF3095 family protein, which codes for MAHSKILSQNFYGQLPFLPDFNAVADEANFHSLPDDWVLLATDIMDSTGHIAAGEYKNINLIGTSCITAVLNALGRADVPFFFGGDGAQIACPAAESERCLQVLRGVARRAGEAFNFRLRVAGFSAGSLRAEGYDLKVARLRLAPELSQALFSGNGLPEVDRRLKQQDAAGAKDEPVAEPDLAGLECRWKQIPSTKGEIISLLVQVLPGASDPGIVYRSVLDRIAEILGRKEERHPLRQEVMELDCSAEGQRAERALTGSGQPALIRASLKILSRLAMRMGNWVLHHRVRMPGVDWGGYFDEVVQFSDSEKFNGMLSMVAACSRPNREILENYLEEKCLAGELVYGLHVSQAALLTCMVFDRKQRHVHFVDGADGGYAMAAKQLKGKLEILAQARNR
- a CDS encoding SpoIIE family protein phosphatase, which translates into the protein MPAIDQHLLAALMDNIPDMIYFKDTKGHFISVSRAMMQYFGVASQEEIMGKTDFDFFLHEHAQQAYDDEQKVISTGQAMVAKIEFELLPDGRKRWVSTTKIPLRDEMGNITGTCGISRDVTEQYDQAEKLREYAQALADKQNQMEEELAFAREIQMALLPQEYPVFPKGVSAQESALAFSHRYLPTTQVGGDFFTILPISDTQAGVLICDVMGHGVHAALVTVMQRIFVEELQPWSSNPGVFLGQLNRRLRAIFQRVETPLFVTAFYAVIDSANGALRFANAGHPLPLRINRLKGEVKRLGAAQKETTFPLAMMEDAVYMTQRETFSVGDLLFLFTDGLCDIEDKNGERFEDKAFVSIVRNCAQLRGEAFLDAVAAEVKAASGPEGFEDDVCMLGIEYQYQTHHALE